A window of the Arachis duranensis cultivar V14167 chromosome 5, aradu.V14167.gnm2.J7QH, whole genome shotgun sequence genome harbors these coding sequences:
- the LOC107489446 gene encoding uncharacterized protein LOC107489446 isoform X1 yields METLSSLFKISVTWRGKKFAVEMNSGATVKDLGQEMQKLTNVQEDTMRFIVPLSSGKNSKLLAPFSVEHACLSLLETAITEAKTIKMMGVSSNEVEEVLQNAKANFRIAGFEDEEKRMKQRVSHGSRFSLKLPQGPYIFCEFRTFEIPGIELNPPPSEALRRMHMLAADPGIIAVMNKHCWCVGIMSEMAPVGYVGKSPKCLLGLNKNQGEEISLRLRTDDLKGFRKYESIKKTLLHELAHMIHTEHDANFYALNKQLNQEAANLDWTRSASHTLSGVRNSEIHEEDFIAESSDVRQKLGGNRIDQLRSARESSISAAYLRMANVSLNKSGGSEVYQELDPDYSSVHASENPDHMISFSKEIVANDTPILVEKGLSSEPDAHDDTIKGMKQEPDPDDSDHAETLHTQTSDMYSATMHVSREPDPDDSESSLKSVNASQDTSNMAEHDLDDPVFPTPSFSTMQIDEPDPDDQEFQRINDPVTAVCNRLQMALEILRGEATPMQTASIVQTLLKIVSNVIEHPEEMKYKRLRKANPVIERNIIGNKAALEILFLVGFSEDVIMDNLGKPEVYLVLKRNDPGLLWLAKSTLQSR; encoded by the exons ATGGAAACTCTGTCAAGCCTATTTAAAATCTCGGTTACATGGAGGGGAAAGAAGTTTGCTGTGGAGATGAATTCAGGTGCCACTGTGAAGGACCTAGGGCAGGAAATGCAGAAATTAACAAATGTCCAAGAAGATACTATGCGGTTCATTGTTCCACTGAGCTCTGGGAAAAACTCAAAGCTTCTGGCTCCATTTTCTGTAGAGCATGCTTGTTTAAGTTTGTTGGAAACTGCCATTACTGAG GCCAAGACAATTAAAATGATGGGTGTGTCATCAAATGAAGTTGAAGAAGTTCTTCAAAATGCGAAAGCAAATTTCAGAATTGCTGGATTTGAGGACGAGGAGAAGAGAATGAAACAGAGGGTTTCACATGGATCTCGTTTTTCATTGAAACTTCCACAAGGtccttatattttttgtgaatttCGGACATTTGAAATTCCAGGAATAGAG CTGAATCCTCCCCCCTCTGAGGCACTTAGAAGAATGCACATGCTTGCTGCAGATCCTGGAATTATTGCAGTCATGAACAAG CATTGTTGGTGTGTAGGAATAATGAGCGAGATGGCTCCCGTTGGTTATGTTGGCAAGAGTCCAAAATGTCTTCTTGGTTTGAACAAG AATCAGGGAGAGGAGATATCATTGCGTCTTCGAACGGACGACCTCAAAGGTTTCAGGAAGTATGAAAGTATCAAGAAAACACTACTGCATGAACTT GCTCACATGATACACACTGAACATGATGCAAACTTTTATGCTCTAAATAAGCAG TTAAATCAAGAAGCTGCTAATTTGGATTGGACTAGATCTGCAAGCCACACTCTGAGTGGAGTAAGGAATTCTGAAATCCATGAAGAAGATTTTATAGCCGAAAGTAGCGATGTTCGCCAGAAGCTTGGAGGTAACAGGATAGATCAGCTGAGAAGTGCCCGTGAATCTTCTATCAGTGCTGCTTATCTTCGGATGGCTAATGTTTCTCTCAATAAGTCGGGAGGTTCTGAAGTATATCAAGAGCTGGATCCCGATTATTCTAGCGTTCATGCAAGTGAAAATCCTGATCATATGATATCCTTTTCCAAAGAAATCGTAGCTAATGACACGCCCATCCTTGTTGAGAAAGGACTTAGCAGTGAACCTGATGCACATGATGATACTATTAAAGGAATGAAGCAGGAGCCTGATCCAGATGATTCTGATCATG CAGAGACTTTGCATACTCAGACCAGTGACATGTATTCAGCTACAATGCATGTATCTAGAGAACCTGATCCGGATGATTCAGAATCTTCTTTGAAGTCAGTTAATGCAAGTCAAG ATACAAGTAACATGGCTGAACATGACCTCGATGATCCTGTCTTTCCCACTCCAAGCTTTTCTACAATGCAGATCGATGAGCCAGATCCTGATGACCAAGAATTTCAGAGGATTAATGATCCTGTAACTGCTGTTTGTAACCGTTTACAGATGGCCCTGGAAATTCTGAGAGGTGAAGCTACTCCAATGCAAACTGcttcaattgtccaaactctcCTGAAAATAGTCAG TAATGTAATTGAACACCCTGAGGAGATGAAATACAAGAGGTTGCGGAAG GCTAATCCAGTCATTGAGAGGAATATCATTGGTAACAAAG CTGCCTTGGAAATTCTCTTTCTGGTTGGCTTCAGTGAAGATGTCATAATGGACAATCTTGGGAAGCCAGAAGTGTATTTGGTGCTGAAGCGGAATGACCCTGGCTTGTTGTGGCTGGCAAAATCCACCCTTCAATCCCGCTAG
- the LOC107489446 gene encoding uncharacterized protein LOC107489446 isoform X2, producing the protein METLSSLFKISVTWRGKKFAVEMNSGATVKDLGQEMQKLTNVQEDTMRFIVPLSSGKNSKLLAPFSVEHACLSLLETAITEAKTIKMMGVSSNEVEEVLQNAKANFRIAGFEDEEKRMKQRVSHGSRFSLKLPQGPYIFCEFRTFEIPGIELNPPPSEALRRMHMLAADPGIIAVMNKHCWCVGIMSEMAPVGYVGKSPKCLLGLNKNQGEEISLRLRTDDLKGFRKYESIKKTLLHELAHMIHTEHDANFYALNKQLNQEAANLDWTRSASHTLSGVRNSEIHEEDFIAESSDVRQKLGGNRIDQLRSARESSISAAYLRMANVSLNKSGGSEVYQELDPDYSSVHASENPDHMISFSKEIVANDTPILVEKGLSSEPDAHDDTIKGMKQEPDPDDSDHETLHTQTSDMYSATMHVSREPDPDDSESSLKSVNASQDTSNMAEHDLDDPVFPTPSFSTMQIDEPDPDDQEFQRINDPVTAVCNRLQMALEILRGEATPMQTASIVQTLLKIVSNVIEHPEEMKYKRLRKANPVIERNIIGNKAALEILFLVGFSEDVIMDNLGKPEVYLVLKRNDPGLLWLAKSTLQSR; encoded by the exons ATGGAAACTCTGTCAAGCCTATTTAAAATCTCGGTTACATGGAGGGGAAAGAAGTTTGCTGTGGAGATGAATTCAGGTGCCACTGTGAAGGACCTAGGGCAGGAAATGCAGAAATTAACAAATGTCCAAGAAGATACTATGCGGTTCATTGTTCCACTGAGCTCTGGGAAAAACTCAAAGCTTCTGGCTCCATTTTCTGTAGAGCATGCTTGTTTAAGTTTGTTGGAAACTGCCATTACTGAG GCCAAGACAATTAAAATGATGGGTGTGTCATCAAATGAAGTTGAAGAAGTTCTTCAAAATGCGAAAGCAAATTTCAGAATTGCTGGATTTGAGGACGAGGAGAAGAGAATGAAACAGAGGGTTTCACATGGATCTCGTTTTTCATTGAAACTTCCACAAGGtccttatattttttgtgaatttCGGACATTTGAAATTCCAGGAATAGAG CTGAATCCTCCCCCCTCTGAGGCACTTAGAAGAATGCACATGCTTGCTGCAGATCCTGGAATTATTGCAGTCATGAACAAG CATTGTTGGTGTGTAGGAATAATGAGCGAGATGGCTCCCGTTGGTTATGTTGGCAAGAGTCCAAAATGTCTTCTTGGTTTGAACAAG AATCAGGGAGAGGAGATATCATTGCGTCTTCGAACGGACGACCTCAAAGGTTTCAGGAAGTATGAAAGTATCAAGAAAACACTACTGCATGAACTT GCTCACATGATACACACTGAACATGATGCAAACTTTTATGCTCTAAATAAGCAG TTAAATCAAGAAGCTGCTAATTTGGATTGGACTAGATCTGCAAGCCACACTCTGAGTGGAGTAAGGAATTCTGAAATCCATGAAGAAGATTTTATAGCCGAAAGTAGCGATGTTCGCCAGAAGCTTGGAGGTAACAGGATAGATCAGCTGAGAAGTGCCCGTGAATCTTCTATCAGTGCTGCTTATCTTCGGATGGCTAATGTTTCTCTCAATAAGTCGGGAGGTTCTGAAGTATATCAAGAGCTGGATCCCGATTATTCTAGCGTTCATGCAAGTGAAAATCCTGATCATATGATATCCTTTTCCAAAGAAATCGTAGCTAATGACACGCCCATCCTTGTTGAGAAAGGACTTAGCAGTGAACCTGATGCACATGATGATACTATTAAAGGAATGAAGCAGGAGCCTGATCCAGATGATTCTGATCATG AGACTTTGCATACTCAGACCAGTGACATGTATTCAGCTACAATGCATGTATCTAGAGAACCTGATCCGGATGATTCAGAATCTTCTTTGAAGTCAGTTAATGCAAGTCAAG ATACAAGTAACATGGCTGAACATGACCTCGATGATCCTGTCTTTCCCACTCCAAGCTTTTCTACAATGCAGATCGATGAGCCAGATCCTGATGACCAAGAATTTCAGAGGATTAATGATCCTGTAACTGCTGTTTGTAACCGTTTACAGATGGCCCTGGAAATTCTGAGAGGTGAAGCTACTCCAATGCAAACTGcttcaattgtccaaactctcCTGAAAATAGTCAG TAATGTAATTGAACACCCTGAGGAGATGAAATACAAGAGGTTGCGGAAG GCTAATCCAGTCATTGAGAGGAATATCATTGGTAACAAAG CTGCCTTGGAAATTCTCTTTCTGGTTGGCTTCAGTGAAGATGTCATAATGGACAATCTTGGGAAGCCAGAAGTGTATTTGGTGCTGAAGCGGAATGACCCTGGCTTGTTGTGGCTGGCAAAATCCACCCTTCAATCCCGCTAG